A stretch of the Geovibrio thiophilus genome encodes the following:
- a CDS encoding molybdopterin-containing oxidoreductase family protein produces the protein MTKCRISRRRFIQGTASVGAALASMSSFRLLTGSSPASAEPQQGVTYAQNWCEMCFWKCGLTAKVVDGKVKKLEGQPDCPSNYGKLCAKGNAGVFQLYDPDRLKTPLIRDGERGSGKFRKATWEEALTYVAQKTNELKEKYGPETFSIFAHGSGEHSFVELVEIIGSPNYCIPSYAQCTGSRDIGWALSYGKAVGGKEPVDSQNSKCIMLLGRNIVEALHVGEMQDFVEGVAKGAHVIYVDPRFTKTAAKANQYMMIKPGTDSALLLGMINYIIEKEIYNKNFVDGYTHGFDLFKEHVAEYTVEWASQITEIPQTEIIKAAEKLCEAAPHCYIHPGRRLTRYGNDTQFTRIVACLNMLMGNWEVRGGIYRTVGFKYDAPHMVHFDKPYADRADGAGSEEFPLGPKNLGFANKLMEHIANQDVYPLKGMFVYGCNPLHHHGSTEMVKKALENTELLVTCEIYMTDTAWLSDVILPESTYLERYDPVISTGRRKGYIQFREPAVNPVFDTKGGWEIAAQLSAAMGHENEFLDVREYNRLAFEALGITEEYMKKHGVWVANESTPYPVEDGEEEPSFRTPSGKAEFYSNLCEHFSYPPMPSYEENPVPAEDEFRFLFGRLSFHTHARTQNNAWLLALHKSEVPLWIHTDRAKALGIKDGMQVRLVKEGFKSNPCTARVVDYIHPQAVFLPYGFGHETKGLTRITGKGARTSDFTSNLTDPISGAAGFHNGFVKLEIA, from the coding sequence ATGACAAAATGCAGAATCTCCCGAAGACGTTTTATTCAGGGAACGGCCTCAGTGGGCGCAGCATTGGCGTCCATGTCATCTTTCCGTCTGCTCACAGGCAGCTCACCCGCCTCTGCGGAACCGCAGCAGGGAGTAACATACGCTCAGAACTGGTGCGAAATGTGCTTCTGGAAATGCGGGCTTACTGCAAAAGTTGTCGACGGAAAAGTGAAAAAACTCGAAGGACAGCCTGACTGCCCCAGCAACTACGGCAAACTTTGCGCAAAAGGAAATGCAGGCGTATTCCAGCTTTATGATCCGGACAGACTCAAGACTCCTCTCATAAGAGACGGCGAAAGAGGCTCCGGCAAATTCAGAAAAGCGACATGGGAAGAAGCGCTCACATATGTTGCGCAGAAAACAAACGAACTGAAAGAGAAATACGGTCCGGAAACCTTCAGCATCTTTGCTCACGGTTCGGGCGAACACTCTTTTGTTGAGCTTGTTGAAATCATAGGCTCACCGAACTACTGCATACCTTCCTACGCTCAGTGTACGGGCAGCCGTGACATAGGCTGGGCGCTTTCGTACGGAAAAGCCGTAGGCGGCAAAGAACCCGTGGACTCCCAGAACTCCAAGTGCATCATGCTTCTGGGCAGAAACATTGTCGAGGCGCTCCATGTGGGCGAAATGCAGGATTTCGTGGAAGGCGTGGCAAAAGGCGCGCACGTAATCTATGTTGATCCCCGCTTCACAAAGACAGCGGCAAAGGCAAACCAGTACATGATGATTAAACCCGGGACAGATTCAGCTCTGCTTCTCGGCATGATTAACTACATAATAGAAAAAGAGATCTACAACAAAAACTTTGTAGACGGCTACACCCACGGCTTTGACCTGTTTAAGGAGCATGTGGCGGAATACACGGTTGAGTGGGCATCACAGATAACTGAAATCCCTCAGACGGAAATAATAAAAGCCGCTGAAAAACTCTGTGAGGCAGCTCCCCACTGCTATATTCACCCGGGCAGAAGGCTCACCAGATACGGCAACGACACCCAGTTCACAAGGATAGTGGCATGCCTTAACATGCTCATGGGCAACTGGGAAGTGCGCGGCGGAATTTACCGCACAGTCGGTTTCAAATATGACGCGCCGCACATGGTTCACTTTGACAAACCCTATGCGGACAGGGCGGACGGCGCCGGTTCCGAAGAGTTCCCTCTCGGACCGAAAAACCTCGGTTTCGCCAATAAACTCATGGAGCATATAGCCAATCAGGATGTCTATCCCCTTAAGGGCATGTTTGTATACGGCTGTAACCCGCTTCACCACCACGGCAGTACGGAAATGGTGAAAAAGGCTCTGGAGAACACTGAGCTTCTTGTCACATGTGAAATTTATATGACAGATACAGCGTGGCTTTCAGATGTTATCCTTCCAGAATCCACATACCTTGAGCGTTATGACCCCGTAATAAGTACCGGACGCAGAAAAGGCTACATCCAGTTCAGAGAGCCCGCCGTAAATCCCGTATTCGATACTAAAGGCGGATGGGAAATAGCAGCACAGCTTTCTGCCGCCATGGGACACGAAAACGAGTTCCTTGACGTGAGGGAGTACAACAGACTGGCTTTTGAGGCACTCGGCATCACAGAAGAATACATGAAGAAGCACGGAGTCTGGGTGGCAAATGAGAGCACACCCTATCCTGTTGAAGACGGAGAGGAAGAGCCCTCCTTCAGAACTCCTTCGGGAAAAGCCGAATTCTACAGTAACCTGTGCGAGCATTTTTCCTACCCGCCGATGCCTTCATACGAAGAAAACCCCGTTCCGGCGGAAGACGAGTTCAGGTTCCTTTTCGGCAGACTGAGCTTCCACACCCACGCACGCACTCAGAACAACGCATGGCTTCTCGCACTCCATAAATCCGAAGTGCCCCTGTGGATACACACGGATAGAGCGAAAGCACTGGGGATTAAAGACGGAATGCAGGTGCGCCTAGTGAAGGAAGGCTTCAAGAGCAACCCCTGTACGGCAAGGGTTGTGGACTACATCCATCCTCAGGCGGTGTTCCTCCCCTACGGCTTCGGTCATGAAACCAAGGGGCTCACGCGGATCACAGGGAAAGGAGCCAGAACCTCCGACTTCACTTCAAACCTCACAGACCCCATAAGCGGCGCCGCAGGCTTTCACAACGGCTTCGTGAAACTTGAAATCGCTTAG
- a CDS encoding 4Fe-4S dicluster domain-containing protein, producing MYSADKTKKFAMAYIVDRCVDCKACMVACKAEWQIPDNDFRTHIDTGIAPAATERLSMHFLPHQCNHCDDAPCVTVCPTKASHKRADGVVDIDNRKCVGCRYCIPSCPYNARFFNNQLGVADKCTFCLPRIYDGLMPACVTTCPGRARVFGDINDPESEISKALKDAADNRYRVWTLRKDLGTEPNIYYIQK from the coding sequence ATGTACTCAGCAGATAAAACAAAAAAATTCGCAATGGCTTACATAGTGGACAGATGCGTGGACTGTAAAGCCTGCATGGTGGCATGCAAGGCGGAATGGCAGATTCCGGACAATGATTTCCGTACGCATATAGACACCGGCATAGCCCCCGCCGCAACGGAAAGACTCAGCATGCACTTTCTGCCCCATCAGTGCAACCACTGTGACGACGCTCCCTGCGTTACGGTCTGCCCCACAAAGGCAAGCCACAAAAGGGCGGACGGCGTTGTGGACATCGACAACCGCAAGTGTGTGGGCTGCCGCTACTGCATCCCCTCCTGCCCGTACAACGCAAGGTTCTTTAACAATCAGCTTGGCGTAGCGGACAAATGCACCTTCTGCCTTCCAAGGATTTATGACGGTCTCATGCCCGCGTGCGTGACCACATGTCCCGGCAGGGCAAGGGTTTTCGGCGATATAAACGATCCTGAAAGCGAAATCTCCAAGGCTCTCAAAGACGCCGCCGACAACAGGTACAGGGTCTGGACGCTCCGTAAGGACTTGGGCACTGAGCCGAATATTTATTACATCCAGAAGTAG
- the nrfD gene encoding NrfD/PsrC family molybdoenzyme membrane anchor subunit codes for MEFQTGFHWYIAVYLFLAGVGAGSIVVASLADMYDRQKYLSFIKAASVIGMPLVSIGIFFLYIDLGQGMYKPWLLLLLFVNTTSAIMWGTLILTIFTILSLLYGAYNLGILDWFIKKAGFLKIFKPLAASGFMNWALIITGILTAGYTAVLLGVLKAIPFWHQTALPILFIISASSTGISGAMVVKELFFKEEAHLAKIETTHFYLIMLEILLLIGMLLIALQGVPEMKFSALALLTGEFAVEFWVFLVLLGLVVPAVVFAFVEAGKLHVSGGKLVFFELLVLAGGYFLRHLILHAGVYTQKFTDYIMIHY; via the coding sequence ATGGAATTTCAGACAGGTTTCCATTGGTACATAGCGGTCTATCTGTTCCTCGCGGGTGTGGGCGCCGGCTCCATTGTTGTGGCGTCCCTTGCGGACATGTACGACAGACAGAAATATTTATCATTCATAAAAGCGGCAAGCGTGATAGGCATGCCCCTTGTATCCATAGGTATATTCTTCCTCTACATCGACCTCGGTCAGGGGATGTACAAGCCGTGGCTTCTCCTGCTGCTGTTTGTCAACACTACCTCCGCGATCATGTGGGGTACGCTTATACTTACTATCTTCACAATACTTTCGCTCCTTTACGGTGCTTACAACCTCGGCATACTAGACTGGTTCATCAAGAAAGCTGGATTTCTGAAAATCTTCAAACCCCTTGCCGCAAGCGGCTTCATGAACTGGGCGCTGATCATCACCGGCATACTCACGGCGGGCTATACAGCGGTTCTCCTCGGTGTTCTGAAGGCTATCCCCTTCTGGCATCAGACTGCGCTGCCGATCCTTTTCATAATCTCCGCCTCGTCCACAGGGATTTCAGGCGCTATGGTGGTAAAGGAGCTCTTTTTTAAAGAGGAGGCTCATCTGGCGAAAATCGAAACCACGCATTTCTACCTGATAATGCTTGAGATACTGCTGCTCATAGGCATGCTTCTCATAGCCCTTCAGGGCGTGCCTGAGATGAAGTTCTCTGCCCTTGCCCTCCTCACCGGAGAGTTCGCGGTTGAGTTTTGGGTGTTCCTTGTGCTGCTCGGTCTCGTGGTTCCCGCCGTGGTGTTCGCTTTTGTTGAGGCGGGCAAGCTCCATGTGAGCGGCGGCAAGCTGGTTTTCTTTGAGCTGCTTGTTCTCGCCGGCGGATACTTCCTGCGTCATCTTATTCTCCACGCAGGTGTTTACACTCAGAAATTTACAGACTATATTATGATTCATTACTAA
- a CDS encoding ubiquinol-cytochrome c reductase iron-sulfur subunit — translation MTEQKNISRRGFLGRLAGLAASAFSLWFIYRFLTPESSGGEILIQAQEADVPEGGAVIFPDKNTAVMRMDGEITAMSLVCTHLGCTIALDGDRFACPCHGSIFALDGTVVQGPAERRLDTYRTEIRDGQITVYRQVNA, via the coding sequence ATGACAGAACAAAAAAACATCTCCAGAAGGGGATTTTTAGGTCGGCTGGCAGGACTTGCCGCTTCCGCCTTTTCCCTCTGGTTTATTTACAGATTCCTTACCCCCGAAAGCTCGGGCGGCGAAATACTGATTCAGGCACAGGAAGCGGACGTTCCTGAAGGCGGAGCCGTTATCTTTCCCGATAAAAACACAGCCGTAATGCGGATGGACGGCGAAATAACCGCCATGTCGCTCGTGTGCACCCATCTGGGCTGTACAATAGCCCTCGACGGAGACAGGTTCGCCTGCCCTTGCCATGGAAGCATATTCGCCCTCGACGGCACAGTTGTTCAGGGTCCCGCCGAACGCAGGCTCGATACATACAGAACAGAAATAAGGGATGGACAGATAACCGTTTACAGACAGGTGAACGCGTGA
- a CDS encoding cytochrome b N-terminal domain-containing protein, with protein MIKRYLIHLYPKTFSRAAVNGTLLMGGLITALFLSLCVTGVLLLFYYSPEASSAYSSIIYLEEKVFGGRFIRALHLWSSHILLITIALHMVRTIFTGTYTVRASNWKLGYILFGLMVFEAYTGVLLPMDQLSYWATKTGMELVNILPFGEYIRKLLTPDDVGGRLTLIRFFAMHIALIPLVCVFLISAHLYNVRRDGGLHPKSDTAKTKSDPFLFNLTWFIAAAAVTVPAVLAVVSGAPLEEPADPALPPNPAKSAWFLLWIQEIVSWKAWLFNPFAVLFVLYFFLPDFRRKYQPETSEWFSKNDASVWGLTLFLCAAVLVLTAVAMFFRGENWSLVPFYF; from the coding sequence GTGATTAAGCGTTATCTTATTCATCTTTATCCTAAAACATTCAGCAGGGCTGCGGTAAACGGAACTCTCCTTATGGGCGGGCTGATAACCGCTCTCTTCCTCAGCCTGTGCGTAACGGGAGTTCTGCTGCTTTTCTACTATTCACCCGAAGCATCGTCCGCATACTCATCCATCATTTACCTTGAGGAGAAGGTGTTCGGCGGACGCTTCATCCGTGCCCTGCATCTCTGGAGCTCACACATACTTCTCATAACCATCGCACTGCATATGGTGAGAACAATATTTACGGGCACATACACAGTCAGGGCATCCAACTGGAAGCTGGGCTATATTCTCTTCGGTCTCATGGTGTTTGAAGCGTATACCGGAGTTCTGCTCCCAATGGATCAGCTCTCATACTGGGCTACTAAAACCGGAATGGAGCTGGTGAATATTCTCCCCTTCGGTGAGTACATACGCAAGCTGCTCACACCGGATGATGTCGGCGGCAGGCTGACGCTTATAAGATTTTTCGCCATGCACATAGCGCTTATTCCGCTTGTGTGCGTGTTTCTCATATCCGCCCACCTGTACAATGTCCGCAGGGACGGCGGTCTGCACCCTAAATCAGACACGGCAAAGACCAAAAGCGACCCGTTCCTCTTTAATCTCACATGGTTCATAGCGGCTGCGGCAGTCACAGTCCCCGCTGTGCTGGCAGTTGTCTCAGGGGCTCCCCTTGAGGAGCCGGCAGATCCGGCTCTGCCACCGAACCCTGCGAAAAGCGCATGGTTCCTGCTGTGGATTCAGGAGATAGTAAGCTGGAAGGCGTGGCTGTTCAACCCTTTTGCGGTGCTGTTCGTACTCTATTTCTTTCTGCCTGATTTCCGCAGAAAATATCAGCCGGAAACCTCAGAATGGTTTTCTAAAAACGATGCTTCCGTCTGGGGGCTGACACTGTTTCTATGCGCTGCCGTCCTTGTGCTTACGGCTGTGGCAATGTTTTTCAGAGGTGAGAATTGGTCGCTCGTGCCCTTTTACTTCTGA
- the extS gene encoding selenite/tellurite reduction operon c-type cytochrome lipoprotein ExtS codes for MVARALLLLIFITLPFFPSFASMCVKCHKPHYEKTGSCAVCHRGNEDTARKNIAHGGLITKKYADFIINGKAVENGSKTADSAHCRRCHITEGRGNDVAPNLDTESRRKTAETLKEKLIKPTDYMPDFHMNDPTAENTVKYILNAGGSAKSVSRTAPYVVFITQGKKSVFEEKCGGCHRLLTRKRGGTGHGDTAPNLSGLFSGFYPADTVKAEGNRWNGEILVKWIKNPRRIKKEALMPPVLLTEEEEKSITAEFAN; via the coding sequence TTGGTCGCTCGTGCCCTTTTACTTCTGATTTTTATCACGCTCCCCTTCTTTCCGTCCTTTGCGTCGATGTGCGTGAAGTGCCACAAGCCCCATTATGAAAAAACTGGCTCGTGCGCCGTCTGCCACAGGGGCAATGAGGATACAGCCCGCAAAAACATAGCCCACGGCGGACTGATAACGAAAAAGTACGCCGACTTCATCATAAACGGGAAAGCCGTTGAAAACGGAAGCAAAACCGCAGACAGCGCCCATTGCAGAAGATGCCACATCACAGAGGGCAGGGGGAACGATGTCGCCCCTAATCTGGATACGGAAAGCAGGCGCAAAACCGCCGAAACACTCAAGGAAAAACTGATAAAGCCGACCGATTACATGCCCGATTTTCATATGAACGATCCGACAGCGGAAAATACGGTGAAATATATCCTCAATGCGGGAGGCTCCGCGAAAAGCGTTTCCAGAACAGCGCCATATGTGGTTTTCATCACTCAGGGAAAGAAAAGCGTTTTCGAGGAGAAATGCGGCGGCTGCCACAGGCTGCTCACCCGTAAAAGAGGCGGAACAGGTCACGGAGACACAGCGCCGAATCTGTCCGGACTGTTCAGCGGGTTTTATCCCGCTGATACAGTAAAGGCGGAAGGAAACCGCTGGAACGGAGAAATACTGGTGAAATGGATTAAGAACCCGCGCAGGATAAAGAAAGAGGCGCTCATGCCGCCCGTCCTCCTCACTGAGGAGGAGGAGAAAAGCATAACGGCGGAGTTCGCAAACTGA
- a CDS encoding multidrug effflux MFS transporter — protein MTIMIDINKHRGLFIIFLAMIGATPPLATDMYLAAIPVIAREWGVGEHLVNLSLVLWFVSFSSSLLLYGPLSDKFGRRPVLMGGLFLFVVSSVLCTLSANVWQLIAFRILQGMGAAAPSAMVMAICRDKYEGEERRKALAYLGTVLAVAPMVAPMIGAFLLGLGSWRYIFLTQASMVACTFVVSFLFRETIQDRYRGEWYKVFFRYRNVFSNWKFMRTNLALGLSAGPLYAFIAFSPIYYIGINGFSETKFGFLFAFNAFGAMFGAFVCTRMLKYVKPNKLITICLGGAVFAAGGLWLFSFSAWYFFTCFTFLTTFFICMNRPLSNNLIIEQVNTDIGSASSFMVFTQLMFGALCMFAVSGTHGHRLEVFNLLFAAVAVLVMISWIFIRKRLS, from the coding sequence ATGACAATAATGATTGATATTAACAAGCACAGAGGACTTTTCATAATTTTTCTCGCAATGATAGGAGCCACTCCACCGCTGGCTACGGATATGTATCTGGCGGCGATTCCCGTTATTGCCAGAGAGTGGGGGGTCGGAGAGCATCTGGTGAATCTTTCCCTTGTGCTGTGGTTTGTGAGCTTCAGCTCCTCACTTCTTCTGTACGGTCCCTTGTCCGATAAATTCGGCAGGCGTCCGGTTCTTATGGGCGGGCTTTTCCTGTTTGTGGTTTCCTCCGTTCTGTGCACTCTCAGCGCCAATGTCTGGCAGCTCATAGCTTTCCGCATATTACAGGGGATGGGCGCCGCCGCTCCGTCAGCCATGGTTATGGCGATATGCAGAGACAAGTACGAGGGTGAGGAGCGCAGAAAGGCGCTCGCTTATCTCGGAACGGTTCTGGCTGTTGCGCCGATGGTGGCGCCGATGATTGGGGCATTCCTTCTCGGGCTGGGCTCATGGAGATATATCTTCCTCACTCAGGCTTCCATGGTAGCCTGCACGTTTGTTGTCTCGTTCCTGTTTAGGGAGACAATTCAGGATAGATACAGAGGAGAATGGTACAAGGTTTTTTTCAGATACCGCAATGTCTTCTCAAACTGGAAGTTTATGCGGACAAATCTTGCCTTGGGGCTCTCCGCCGGACCGCTGTACGCTTTTATAGCGTTTTCGCCTATTTACTACATAGGCATAAACGGATTTTCCGAGACCAAGTTCGGTTTTCTGTTTGCGTTTAACGCTTTCGGAGCCATGTTCGGGGCTTTTGTATGCACTCGGATGCTGAAATACGTCAAGCCGAATAAGCTGATAACAATATGTCTCGGCGGTGCGGTTTTTGCAGCAGGCGGGCTTTGGCTTTTCAGTTTTTCAGCGTGGTATTTCTTCACCTGCTTCACGTTCCTGACCACGTTTTTCATCTGCATGAACAGACCCCTGAGCAACAACCTGATAATTGAGCAGGTTAATACGGACATAGGCTCAGCGTCATCTTTCATGGTTTTCACGCAGCTTATGTTCGGTGCGCTCTGCATGTTCGCGGTGTCCGGAACCCACGGTCACCGGCTTGAGGTTTTTAACCTGCTGTTTGCCGCAGTAGCGGTGCTTGTGATGATAAGCTGGATCTTTATCAGGAAAAGACTGTCCTGA
- the modA gene encoding molybdate ABC transporter substrate-binding protein, protein MRILLIAMCLLISVSAFAKDVTVFGAASVTNAMNEIIATYKKEKGVNVIASYASSGPLAKQIENGAPADIFVSANMSWMDYLIEKGKIEEGTNIPYLANKLAFIAPVSSPTGKIANLDGAAVKKLIGSGKFAMGDPEHVPAGKYTQKALEGWGIWKDIESQAARMQDVRATLAMVERAVPYGFVYFSDSAISDKVKVISLVDDSLTGKIIYPMGIVKGKRTPETEAFYNFLKTDYAAEVFLKYGFIAVK, encoded by the coding sequence ATGAGAATACTCCTGATAGCAATGTGCTTACTTATCAGTGTTTCAGCCTTCGCCAAGGATGTCACGGTCTTCGGTGCGGCTTCAGTAACAAACGCTATGAACGAAATTATCGCAACCTACAAAAAAGAAAAAGGCGTTAACGTTATAGCGTCCTATGCTTCCTCCGGTCCCCTTGCGAAGCAGATCGAAAACGGCGCTCCCGCCGACATTTTCGTGTCTGCAAACATGAGCTGGATGGATTATCTTATTGAAAAAGGCAAAATAGAGGAAGGAACAAACATACCCTACCTCGCCAATAAGCTCGCTTTTATCGCTCCTGTTTCATCTCCTACAGGTAAAATAGCAAACCTTGACGGCGCCGCGGTGAAAAAACTCATCGGCAGCGGAAAGTTCGCAATGGGCGACCCTGAGCATGTCCCCGCAGGCAAATACACTCAGAAAGCTCTTGAAGGCTGGGGAATCTGGAAGGATATTGAATCTCAGGCAGCGAGAATGCAGGACGTAAGAGCCACACTCGCCATGGTTGAACGTGCAGTTCCTTACGGCTTTGTCTACTTCTCTGACTCAGCGATCAGCGACAAGGTGAAAGTCATTTCCCTTGTGGACGATTCTCTCACAGGGAAAATCATATACCCCATGGGAATAGTTAAAGGCAAACGCACTCCCGAGACAGAAGCGTTTTACAATTTCCTCAAAACAGACTATGCTGCGGAAGTTTTCCTGAAATACGGATTTATCGCGGTGAAATAA
- the modB gene encoding molybdate ABC transporter permease subunit produces the protein MFNLSPIEIEAIYLSMKISFWAVLVGLIPGVAAAYLLARKNFPGKLLLDGLIHVPLVIPPVVTGYILLITFNDNAPMGKLLISIFGSGIAFSWKGAVVASVVMSMPLLVRSVRLSIESIDRGLEEAAKTLGAKRWRVFLTVTLPLSVPGIITGTVLAFARSLGEFGATITFVSNIPGETRTLPVALYNLTQTPGTEAAALRLCLISIGLSIAAIAASEYLSRRAALRLRGAVNA, from the coding sequence ATGTTTAACCTCTCGCCGATAGAGATTGAGGCGATTTATCTCAGTATGAAAATTTCTTTCTGGGCGGTACTCGTCGGTCTGATCCCCGGCGTTGCCGCCGCTTATCTGCTCGCCCGCAAAAACTTCCCCGGCAAACTCCTGCTGGACGGGCTGATACACGTTCCGCTGGTTATACCTCCGGTGGTAACTGGCTACATTCTCCTCATAACCTTTAACGACAACGCGCCAATGGGTAAGCTGCTTATAAGCATCTTCGGTTCGGGCATAGCCTTTTCATGGAAGGGCGCCGTGGTTGCCTCTGTTGTTATGTCCATGCCTCTTCTGGTGCGCAGTGTGCGCCTTTCCATAGAGAGCATAGACAGAGGGCTTGAGGAGGCAGCAAAAACCCTCGGCGCTAAAAGATGGCGGGTTTTCCTCACGGTCACCCTTCCCCTTTCGGTTCCCGGGATAATAACCGGAACAGTGCTCGCCTTCGCCAGAAGCCTCGGCGAGTTCGGAGCGACTATCACTTTCGTCTCCAACATTCCGGGCGAAACAAGGACACTCCCCGTTGCGCTGTATAACCTTACCCAGACCCCGGGCACTGAGGCGGCTGCGCTGAGGCTCTGTCTTATCTCAATCGGGCTTTCCATCGCCGCGATAGCCGCGTCCGAATACCTCTCCAGAAGAGCGGCTCTCAGGCTGAGGGGAGCGGTTAATGCTTGA
- the modC gene encoding molybdenum ABC transporter ATP-binding protein, translating into MLEFSAIKRYPAFTLDVSFKMNEGMVTGLFGRSGSGKTSIINIAAGLINPDEGYVSLDGKVLYDSSNKINLPAPARSSGYIFQDGRLFPHMTVEANLRYGMKRSMRNGHKAGFDDVVELLGIGDLLKRRPHRLSGGEKQRVAIGRALLSSPDFLLMDEPLSALDSHRKEELIPFIGKMVQTFKLPVLYVTHSIDELFSLCDNVVLMKDGRCTDFGTVEEAVSRPANREILGLSGRVSVLRASAVSEKEPSIITFENGRLGIPTSKYATGTELRVAVHSDDVTLALNKPTGLSARNIMKGMITAVDSSDDGAVAVTVDVGVPVYATITRSAASELGIRTGTEVYIIMKTIALSRLSVPFIH; encoded by the coding sequence ATGCTTGAATTCAGCGCCATAAAGCGCTATCCGGCATTTACGCTGGATGTCAGCTTCAAAATGAACGAAGGTATGGTCACGGGGCTTTTCGGACGCTCAGGCTCCGGTAAAACAAGCATAATCAACATTGCCGCCGGTCTCATAAACCCCGACGAAGGTTATGTGTCGCTGGACGGCAAAGTCCTCTACGACAGCAGCAACAAAATAAATCTCCCCGCTCCGGCGCGCAGCTCAGGCTATATCTTTCAGGACGGCAGGCTTTTCCCTCATATGACAGTGGAAGCCAATCTCCGCTACGGCATGAAGAGAAGCATGCGCAACGGGCATAAAGCAGGCTTTGACGATGTTGTGGAGCTTCTGGGAATAGGCGATCTGCTGAAACGCAGACCGCACAGGCTCTCCGGCGGAGAAAAGCAGAGGGTGGCTATAGGGCGCGCCCTTCTCTCGTCACCGGATTTCCTTCTGATGGACGAGCCTCTTTCCGCTCTGGATTCTCACCGCAAAGAGGAGCTTATCCCCTTCATAGGGAAGATGGTGCAGACTTTTAAGCTTCCAGTGCTTTATGTAACCCACTCGATAGATGAGCTTTTCAGCCTCTGCGACAACGTAGTGCTGATGAAAGACGGCAGATGCACCGACTTCGGAACTGTGGAGGAGGCTGTATCCCGCCCGGCAAACAGAGAAATACTCGGTCTCAGCGGAAGAGTCAGCGTTCTCAGGGCTTCGGCTGTTTCGGAGAAAGAGCCTTCAATCATCACATTTGAAAACGGCAGACTCGGCATCCCCACATCGAAATACGCAACAGGCACGGAGCTTCGCGTCGCTGTTCACTCGGACGACGTAACCCTCGCGCTGAACAAGCCCACGGGCTTAAGCGCCAGAAACATAATGAAAGGCATGATAACCGCCGTGGACAGCAGCGATGACGGCGCAGTTGCCGTAACTGTGGATGTGGGAGTTCCCGTTTACGCCACTATAACACGCTCAGCGGCATCGGAACTCGGCATAAGAACGGGAACAGAGGTCTATATAATAATGAAAACCATCGCCCTCTCAAGGCTCAGCGTGCCTTTTATACATTAA
- a CDS encoding DMT family transporter, with translation MKQAFIALHLSIFVAGFTGLFGRLITLDAGVLVWWRVFVAALCFYIILKAVGKFKLYSPAEILQAGAVGAVMCLHWVLFYGSIKASNVSVGVVCFSLTGFFTALVEPLMLRIRFNYKELFYGCFAVAGILLIFHFDSRYRLGIGLGVVSSLVCALAITFNKLVIPKFSYIPLLTFYEIAGGMVFLSFLAPAYLYFFGAGAVIPDARNMFFIVILAVFCTIGLQLLQIYALKRISAFTVNLSYNLEPVYTIILAAVIFREMSEVNASFFAGLGIIILSVLLQMRDVVRKGT, from the coding sequence ATGAAACAGGCATTCATAGCGCTCCATCTTTCTATCTTTGTAGCGGGCTTCACAGGGCTTTTCGGCCGTCTGATCACTCTGGATGCCGGAGTCCTTGTCTGGTGGCGTGTGTTTGTCGCTGCTCTGTGCTTCTATATAATTCTGAAAGCAGTCGGAAAATTCAAACTGTACTCTCCTGCGGAGATTTTGCAGGCGGGCGCCGTGGGAGCTGTTATGTGCCTTCACTGGGTGCTCTTTTACGGCAGCATCAAGGCATCAAACGTGAGCGTCGGCGTGGTCTGCTTCTCGCTCACAGGGTTTTTCACCGCCCTTGTTGAGCCATTAATGCTCCGAATCCGTTTTAATTATAAAGAGCTTTTCTACGGCTGCTTCGCCGTGGCGGGTATCCTGCTTATATTCCATTTTGACAGCCGCTACAGGCTGGGCATAGGTCTGGGAGTAGTCTCATCCCTTGTCTGCGCTTTGGCTATCACGTTCAACAAGCTTGTTATCCCTAAGTTTTCCTATATTCCGCTGCTCACTTTTTATGAAATAGCGGGCGGTATGGTCTTTCTTTCATTCCTTGCTCCCGCATACCTGTATTTTTTTGGTGCCGGAGCAGTCATCCCCGATGCACGGAATATGTTTTTCATTGTAATACTCGCCGTATTCTGCACAATCGGATTGCAGCTTTTGCAGATTTATGCCCTGAAACGGATTTCTGCTTTCACAGTAAATCTTTCATACAATCTTGAACCTGTTTATACGATTATTCTGGCGGCGGTGATTTTCAGGGAAATGAGCGAGGTCAACGCCTCATTTTTTGCTGGTCTGGGAATAATCATTCTGTCTGTTCTGCTCCAGATGCGGGATGTGGTGAGAAAGGGAACATAA